The Podospora pseudocomata strain CBS 415.72m chromosome 1 map unlocalized CBS415.72m_1, whole genome shotgun sequence genome has a segment encoding these proteins:
- a CDS encoding uncharacterized protein (COG:A; BUSCO:EOG09262BCZ; EggNog:ENOG503NUJE), with the protein MAKPQDELLRRPLYLYDLPPDVITTLSLKTDADASSGLAVQDDNTTATQTLSPATADNVIGSQACSLCSLSFVTVQEQREHLKTDLHHYNLKQKLHGLSPVSEAEFEKLVDELDESISGSESEDSEDEEEDTGRKETTLTALLKKQANLADKRKPNDEGDEVDTKQKKGTGKAPLLWFESPKLPEKTYYGIYRALFTAEELENEDVIVEAIKKRQLAPISMPKPPKDAQSVPASYNGQHIFMCMIGGGHFAAMVVSLAPKKSKHGTTGPLNREAVVLAHKTFHRYTTRRKQGGSQSANDNAKGTAHSAGSSLRRYNEQALVEDVRNLLKDWKNLIDTSDLLFIRATGMTNRRTLFGPYEGQVLRANDPRIRGFPFNTRRATQNELMRSFIELTRLKVKEIQPEPEAPTAEPSKITKPKESKPAAPKLSEEEEAAIFHTTQLQSIIRRSKLPALLSYLTNNKIDANFVFQPKDTQQNHHTPTPLHFAASQNSAAVIVGLITRAGADPTILNSEGKTPFDLAGDRATRDAFRVARSEAGEKKWDWEAAHVPAALKREDADKRAEREKKEEEQRRKAEEERLKKEGPVVKEGKPRKGGVLGGAPLNQREEETRGLTAEQRMKLDRERRARAAEERIRRLQGGA; encoded by the coding sequence ATGGCAAAACCACAGGACGAGCTCCTGCGGCGGCCACTTTACCTCTACGATCTCCCACCAGACGTTATTACCACTCTGTCCCTCAAGACCGATGCCGATGCGAGCAGTGGACTGGCAGTTCAAGACGATAACACAACAGCGACCCAAACTCTAAGCCCCGCGACGGCCGACAATGTGATCGGATCGCAAGCTTGTTCCCTTTGCAGTCTATCGTTTGTCACAGTACAAGAGCAGAGAGAGCATCTCAAGACCGATCTACACCACTACAACCTCAAGCAAAAGCTCCATGGCCTCAGCCCAGTCTCCGAGGCCGAGTTCGAAAAGCTTGTTGATGAGCTCGACGAGAGCATTTCAGGTTCCGAAAGCGAAGATagcgaagacgaagaggaggataccGGGCGCAAGGAGACCACTCTTACCGCTCTGTTGAAGAAACAGGCCAATCTGGCGGACAAGCGCAAACCGAATGACGAAGGTGACGAAGTGGATACAAAGCAGAAGAAAGGCACGGGCAAGGCACCATTACTTTGGTTCGAGTCCCCCAAGCTGCCAGAAAAGACATACTATGGAATCTACAGAGCCCTGTTCaccgccgaggagctggaaaatGAGGATGTCATCGTGGAGGCGATCAAGAAGAGACAGCTTGCGCCCATCTCCATGCCCAAGCCTCCAAAAGATGCGCAGTCTGTGCCGGCGAGCTACAATGGGCAGCACATATTTATGTGTATGATCGGAGGTGGCCATTTCGCTGCTATGGTTGTTTCACTGGCACCGAAGAAGAGCAAACACGGCACTACAGGGCCCTTGAACAGAGAAGCTGTTGTCCTGGCGCACAAGACGTTCCATCGGTATACCACTCGTCGCAAGCAGGGTGGCTCTCAGTCGGCGAACGATAACGCAAAGGGAACGGCCCACTCCGCTGGTTCGTCCCTTCGTCGTTACAACGAGCAGGCcttggttgaggatgttCGAAATCTCCTGAAAGACTGGAAGAACCTCATTGACACCTCGGACCTCCTGTTCATCCGCGCAACTGGCATGACGAACCGGAGAACCCTTTTCGGTCCATATGAAGGCCAAGTCCTTCGCGCCAACGACCCTCGCATCCGAGGCTTCCCCTTCAACACGAGAAGAGCAACCCAGAACGAACTCATGCGGTCGTTTATCGAGCTCACCAGATTAAAAGTCAAGGAGATTCAGCCAGAACCAGAAGCACCGACTGCTGAGCCATCCAAGATTACAAAGCCAAAAGAGTCAAAGCCAGCGGCGCCGAAACtatcagaagaggaagaggcggccatcttccacaccacccagCTACAGTCCATCATCCGCCGGTCAAAACTCCCTGCCTTGTTGTCGTATttgaccaacaacaaaatcGACGCCAACTTTGTCTTCCAACCAAAAGACACCCAACAAAACCATCacactcccacccctctACACTTTGCCGCCTCGCAAAACTCGGCAGCGGTAATAGTAGGTCTCATTACCCGCGCCGGCGCTGATCCAACGATTCTCAACTCGGAAGGGAAAACTCCCTTCGATCTTGCCGGTGATCGCGCCACGCGGGATGCGTTTAGGGTAGCGAGGTCAGAGGCAGGCGAGAAAAAGTGGGATTGGGAGGCTGCGCATGTTCCTGCTGCTCTGAAAAGGGAAGACGCAGATAAGCGagcggagagggagaagaaggaggaggagcagaggaggaaggctgaggaggagaggctgaagaaggaagggccggtggtgaaggagggtaAACCCAGGAAGGGGGGCGTGTTGGGAGGGGCTCCGCTGAatcagagggaggaggagacgaggggGTTGACGGCTGAGCAGAGGATGAAGTTGGatagggagaggagggcgagggcggcggaggagaggattaGGAGGTTGCAGGGGGGTGCGTGA
- a CDS encoding uncharacterized protein (COG:S; EggNog:ENOG503P4NS), translating to MSRILKAPFKALQTRSPPSSDTQSQQPDEGLRNTKPLVLRTPFLIAIGLYIIGLIVALEYGFRTITIAENRLPVLNEYGYEDGTGAYGPFLAPRLYKARAEEDSSQLSTTTGFSSTGTPSATSTAPPVFTSFPQNTSSSAFTPEPILISTSSSTSTSTATLGWDALPTEAMEFGERIGYPVIHVPTNGTLSPNRTSPYGIQRRVPPKDKYGQIAGYRIRLSFWHVAYWKSSRPGDIPYVRTPVKFISSINFFPLDKATESDCTIICDGPAFVFLEPSCWSEWSRVATAQRDMRALNPSIMVEYNEFSFHGARPCAKVAPDVVETRPVTATLFNPLPSVTTTELVYEDVVVTGPGQGSYVPSTYTLSDIDGKPTTTVTTPVWVPADTAVYTTTVMTLTDSNGRPTATITGHGGSSANQPKTLFDDKGKPTATVIVNGGRWVLRTRTMTGGHGTTPIATITAFATLKFTTVTGYDDKGVLRTVTGKFPLVPKTITMRDSNGVPTATVTTQVPTTYDWGVTITDSNGRPVATVWSKDDTGIFRAWDDDSDGNPATLDTVSWGAYLLASFLPIIITLPLTILAQIIDSHVKALLPLKAMSRRSDGSSAEDSLFLTTGGIKGFFTSWRLLFHSREPGLLLSQMLILVSSATASFATEAIGFKLHGGCTIDSFAGCFMEIAIFRAPGRLVQVFLSLSLAVVVFLIFAMWNWHRNCGSDMRSIAGVAALLTEQTTRETIHKAKVNITDKYVEREKMIKELSDHRFALRQVAQAPLLPPSPRHSPTATSTSSETSLGLSSSQSSSQKKYGPYCTVRHLTDRSNTNRPHLALVTLQNEGQKQPGASKKTSDKKLFSLNPVAQDYIAQVLFLLTIIGFLIMILYYELTSFHDSAFEIFMNSQNLGVRALFAGLGFIISLFWDSYFFNIATREPYRLLSRHPRLLQTDGTRRSNRFFTTPPPLHVFEALTPSRVFYSLQDRSFIVPAVAAVTVLSKLTPPLLSNIPFVPWLTWETHQACAWSVVGTLVLMILVLGWNLVAVRYPYMPVNPGGDGMGLVGWVYYLCDSNVRAELGEVYSRRQEVENGGGVWGWWKGRGQGGEKKEGSEGERGRYVTFGEVTEAQTGGVRVGIGEYGVGRG from the exons ATGTCCAGAATTTTGAAGGCGCCTTTCAAGGCCCTACAGACTAGGTCGCCGCCATCGAGTGATACTCAGTCTCAACAACCAGACGAGGGTCTTCGCAACACGAAGCCTTTGGTCCTCAGAACTCCTTTCTTGATTGCAATCGGTCTCTA CATCATTGGCCTCATTGTGGCACTCGAATATGGTTTTCGAACAATCACAATCGCGGAAAACCGATTGCCCGTCCTTAATGAGTACGGGTACGAAGACGGTACCGGAGCCTATGGCCCCTTCCTGGCACCACGCCTCTATAAGGCTAGAGCAGAGGAAGACTCGTCCCAGTTGTCCACAACCACTGGATTCTCGTCCACTGGAACGCCCTCTGCAACAAGCACGGCTCCTCCGGTTTTCACATCCTTCCCGCAAAACACCAGCAGCTCAGCGTTCACCCCGGAGCCGATCTTGATCTCAACGTCGAGTTCAACGTCAACGTCAACGGCAACGTTAGGATGGGATGCCTTGCCAACAGAGGCCATGGAATTCGGTGAGCGTATCGGATATCCTGTCATACACGTTCCGACCAACGGAACTTTGAGCCCAAACAGAACCAGCCCCTATGGAATACAGCGTCGAGTGCCGCCCAAGGACAAGTATGGGCAAATAGCGGGATACCGAATCAGGCTATCCTTCTGGCATGTGGCGTATTGGAAAAGTTCTCGGCCTGGGGACATACCATACGTCCGCACCCCAGTAAAGTTTATCAGCAGTATCAACTTCTTTCCACTGGATAAAGCAACCGAATCGGACTGTACGATCATTTGCGACGGCCCTGCCTTCGTCTTTCTGGAGCCCTCGTGTTGGTCTGAGTGGTCAAGGGTTGCAACAGCCCAACGCGACATGCGCGCTCTCAATCCATCGATCATGGTAGAGTACAACGAATTTTCATTCCACGGTGCTCGGCCGTGTGCAAAGGTCGCCCCAGATGTTGTGGAAACCAGACCGGTTACTGCTACTCTGTTTAACCCTCTTCCATCAGTCACAACCACTGAGCTCGTATACGAAGATGTCGTGGTGACAGGACCGGGCCAGGGGTCATATGTTCCTTCGACCTACACTCTGAGTGATATTGACGGaaagcccaccaccacggtGACTACGCCTGTTTGGGTGCCTGCTGATACGGCGGTATACACAACAACCGTCATGACCTTGACAGACAGTAATGGCAGGCCGACCGCCACAATCACCGGACATGGGGGGAGCTCAGCGAACCAACCAAAAACCCTCTTCGATGACAAGGGGAAACCTACGGCCACAGTCATTGTGAACGGCGGGCGATGGGTATTGCGGACAAGAACAATGACAGGTGGGCATGGGACTACACCGATCGCAACGATCACTGCTTTTGCGACTCTGAAGTTTACCACTGTCACTGGGTATGACGATAAAGGAGTGTTGAGGACTGTGACGGGCAAATTTCCTCTTGTTCCCAAGACCATCACTATGCGTGATTCTAACGGGGTTCCCACGGCAACGGTAACCACGCAGGTGCCCACAACATACGACTGGGGGGTCACGATTACAGATTCCAACGGTCGACCTGTGGCCACAGTGTGGTCCAAAGATGACACCGGTATTTTTCGCGCCTGGGACGATGACAGCGACGGGAATCCCGCCACCTTGGACACGGTTTCATGGGGTGCTTATCTTTTGGCATCGTTcctgcccatcatcatcacgtTACCGCTCACTATCCTGGCGCAAATTATCGATTCGCACGTCAAGGCGCTACTACCTTTGAAAGCCATGTCACGCCGCTCCGATGGGTCATCGGCCGAGGATTCATTGTTTCTTACAACAGGTGGCATCAAGGGTTTCTTCACCAGTTGGCGTCTCTTGTTTCATTCAAGAGAGCCAGGTTTGCTGCTCTCGCAGATGTTGATTCTTGTCTCCTCTGCTACCGCCTCGTTCGCAACAGAAGCTATTGGCTTTAAGCTCCATGGAGGTTGTACAATCGACAGCTTTGCTGGCTGTTTTATGGAAATTGCTATCTTCCGGGCGCCGGGTCGGCTTGTACAGGTCTTTTTGAGTTTAAGTCTAGCTGTGGTTGTCTTTTTGATCTTCGCAATGTGGAACTGGCACAGAAACTGCGGATCGGATATGAGGAGTattgctggtgttgctgcgcTCCTTACGGAGCAGACAACACGAGAAACCATCCACAAGGCCAAAGTCAACATCACGGACAAGTACGTCGAAAGAGAGAAGATGATCAAGGAACTGAGCGACCATAGGTTTGCCCTGCGTCAAGTTGCGCAGGCACCACTACTGCCGCCCAGCCCGAGGCactccccaacagcaacgtCCACATCCAGCGAGACATCCCTGGGGCTGTCCTCGTCACAGTCGTCGTCACAGAAAAAGTATGGTCCGTATTGCACAGTGAGGCACTTGACGGATCGGTCGAACACAAACAGGCCACATCTGGCCCTTGTTACACTGCAAAACGAAGGGCAGAAACAGCCCGGCGCGAGCAAGAAGACAAGCGACAAG AAGCTGTTTTCTCTCAACCCAGTAGCACAAGACTACATTGCCCAGGTGCTCtttctcctcaccatcatcggcTTTCTCATCATGATCTTGTATTACGAGCTCACAAGCTTTCACGACTCGGCCTTTGAGATCTTTATGAACTCACAGAACCTCGGTGTGCGCGCCTTATTTGCCGGTTTGGGTTTCATCATCTCGCTGTTTTGGGATTCTTACTTCTTCA ACATAGCAACCCGAGAACCCtaccgcctcctctcccgccacccccgcctTCTCCAGACAGACGGCACCAGACGATCCAACCGCTTCTTCactacccctccccccctgcACGTCTTTGAGGCCCTCACCCCTTCTAGGGTCTTTTACAGCCTCCAGGATAGATCATTTATCGTCCCTGCCGTGGCGGCTGTGACGGTGTTGTCGAAGCTGACCCCGCCGTTGTTGTCCAACATACCGTTTGTTCCTTGGCTTACGTGGGAGACTCACCAGGCGTGTGCttggtcggtggtggggacgttggtgttgatgattttgGTGCTTGGGTGGAATTTAGTTGCGGTGAGGTACCCGTATATGCCGGTGAATCCGGGGGGTGacgggatggggttggttgggtgggtgtATTATCTTTGCGATTCGAATGTGAGGgcggagttgggggaggtttaTAGCAGGAGGCAGGAGGTTGAGAACgggggtggggtttggggatggtggaagggaaggggacaaggaggggagaagaaggagggatcggagggggagagggggagatATGTTACTTTTGGGGAGGTGACGGAGGCTCAGACGGGGGGTGTGAGGGTGGGTATTGGGGAgtatggggttgggagggggtag
- the GPI2 gene encoding glycosylphosphatidylinositol anchor biosynthesis (EggNog:ENOG503NZ4F; COG:I), translated as MAPPSGLHQSAIPSDFEKPFPALVRSSTVPASLKSHRADPSHLAPEDAYTPISPPRQPGLFDTGLDTRPRHIRRNDTSRSRSRRRKRFQKLLWVKQSYPDNYTDQATFLENLQRNPRVQPYDFWPLVADSTVILQHVCSVIIFIVCFVGIFQERVSPVSVVGWGSFATFLGWLLWDWWMTQEDQTGAGESGDMTRSMRDGRIYREYRPPRRQDSLPGPSLHQPLPNNISTASISSTSNLPSAASSTTNLLQYNHRPNPTSHQHHDNTSHNSTAPKLLTPGHSHSRSVSSVHSVTSQNSANSPTSTRGPNHDSDPDSLPNTRAYLRVSTIKSAILIYFTLLGLSPILKSLTRSTSSDSIWAMSFWLLAINIFFFDYSGGTPSHISGPHKTKKMPVASLSTNAALMASTVLASRLPSTGQVFSLTLFSIEVFGLFPVFRSYARHRSWRYHFLLTVLLVLGAGGGVGIILGEAPATSWPWKRGLAGMVIGCLISAVAIGGCSWWLIGMQKYKNEIYGPWDPARPIIISRRHWDDD; from the exons ATGGCCCCTCCGTCGGGCCTCCATCAATCGGCCATTCCCTCCGATTTTGAGAAGCCCTTCCCAGCCCTGGTGCGCTCCTCGACCGTCCCAGCGAGCCTCAAGTCGCACCGCGCCGACCCATCCCATCTGGCCCCCGAGGACGCATATACCCCTATTTCACCACCCAGACAGCCTGGCCTCTTCGATACCGGTCTCGATACGCGGCCACGGCACATCAGGCGTAATGACACGAGCAGGAGTCGTAGTAGAAGGCGGAAGCGCTTCCAGAAGCTCTTATGGGTGAAGCAATCAT ATCCCGACAACTATACCGACCAAGCGACCTTTCTCGAGAACCTACAGCGCAACCCACGGGTGCAGCCGTATGACTTCTGGCCCCTGGTCGCCGATTCGACTGTCATCTTGCAGCATGTCTGCTCCGTCATAATATTCATTGTTTGCTTTGTGGGCATATTTCAGGAGAGGGTGAGCCCCGTGTCGGTAGTCGGATGGGGGAGCTTTGCGACGTTTCTCGGTTGGCTGCTATGGGATTGGTGGATGACCCAGGAGGACCAGACCGGTGCTGGCGAAAGCGGTGACATGACAAGGAGCATGCGGGATGGGCGAATATACAGAGAATACCGACCCCCTCGGCGACAAGACTCTTTACCTGGGCCAAGTCTTCACCAACCATTGCCGAATAACATCAGCACAGCTAGCATATCGAGCACCTCGAACCTACCATCAGCAGCCAGCTCGACTACCAATCTCCTCCAATACAACCACCGACCAAATCCGACATCTCACCAGCATCATGATAATACCTCTCACAACTCAACAGCACCTAAGCTCCTGACTCCAGGACACTCACACTCGCGCTCTGTCTCCTCAGTTCACTCGGTAACATCGCAGAACAGCgccaactccccaaccagcaCCAGGGGTCCAAACCACGACTCCGACCCagactccctccccaacacaCGCGCGTACCTTCGCGTATCAACCATCAAAtccgccatcctcatctACTTCACCTTGCTGGGCTtatcccccatcctcaagtcCCTCACCcgatccacctcctccgatTCCATCTGGGCCATGTCCTTTTGGCTCCTAGCAATcaacatcttcttcttcgactACTCAGgcggcaccccctcccacatctcTGGCCCGCACAAAACCAAGAAAATGCCGGTCGCTTCCTTGTCAACCAACGCCGCTCTCATGGCGTCCACCGTCCTTGCCTCCCGCCTTCCCTCCACAGGCCAAGTCTTCTCCCTCACGCTCTTCAGCATCGAGGTGTTTGGCCTGTTTCCAGTTTTCAGATCATACGCTAGGCACCGAAGCTGGCGGTATCATTTTCTTTTGACTgtgctgttggttttgggagCGGGGGGTGGAGTGGGGATCATATTAGGGGAGGCACCGGCGACGTCGTGGCCATGGAAGAGAGGACTGGCCGGGATGGTGATTGGGTGTTTGATCAGTGCGGTTGCGATTGGGGGGTGCagttggtggttgattgGGATGCAAAAGTACAAGAATGAGATTTATGGGCCGTGGGATCCGGCGAGGCCCATTATTATCAGTAGGAGGCATTGGGATGATGATTAG
- a CDS encoding uncharacterized protein (EggNog:ENOG503NYAU; COG:S), with protein MKSYIPLIALAAGVEATFKKAPAFTCPENIDNKCTPKQQSGFDWADLIPGPFANYGDFTFKGFECGSDGNKGRFDSRPGSGKFIGARVRL; from the exons ATGAAGAGCTATATCCCCCTTATCGCCCTCGCGGCCGGCGTAGAGGCCACT TTCAAGAAGGCTCCTGCTTTCACCTGCCCCGAGAACATCGACAACAAGTGTACCCCCAAGCAGCAATCCGGCTTCGACTGGGCTGATCTCATTCCTGGTCCGTTCGCCAACTACGGAGACTTCACCTTCAAGGGCTTCGAGTGCGGCAGTGACGGAAACAAGGGTCGTTTCGACTCTCGCCCCGGCAGCGGCAAGTTCATTGGTG CCCGAGTTCGACTGTGA
- a CDS encoding uncharacterized protein (EggNog:ENOG503NY2P; COG:S): MSSDNYRGDPNDGGPLDSDDWTSYVPYSMHEATRERVEDGEEHDQEYYDEILREEMAEHERLHASGDAEGLELEVVLEQVPVGNEDDEDEEDEEDEEDEEDEEDEEDEEDEEDEEDEEEEDDDNQATAEEREGGQLLRRIVRLVGNGASGAVGLSQRQILALLRGHDLTDLIFDDAEVDEMMYQRRTNRQDPDRFPKVPSEEGRKLMESGAFGSFDIRDRRYKDISRRILDRELGLGGKAEQLRNRGMMLQQMIPVSKPEMIIHYDDPVCCGQFSDDGNFFYTCNKDFKVRLYDTSNVYDWKYYKTFDYPFGQWTMTDADLSPDNRWLAFTSLQPEVAIAPTDPKDTGDSYTLNFAGGYSQPGYGGSFAIFSVRFSGDGRQLVAGTNTDSVVVYDIETRTTLHHVHGHNDDVNAVCFADKNSPHILYSGSDDCTIKVWDTRSIGDGRPAGAFVGHTEGLTYIDSKQDGRYILSNGKDQSMKLWDLRKAMSTSTFLSTNPTAITQSPDYQFDYRWQEYDDSRWYQHPHDNSVVTFRGHKVQRTLIRCHFSPPNSTDSRYVYSGSADGHVYIWNMDATLAKTIDVQKATEPATGSNARLRTRRYRLHSFENDWSTIVRDVGWHPNAPVLVASSWNGSANDTGTASVHGYNEADDDDGEESEDEGMAMGRVVDEKLNAPRVATGGWRQRYDM; the protein is encoded by the exons ATGAGTAGCGACAATTACCGCGGTGACCCCAACGATGGCGGCCCGCTGGATTCCGACGACTGGACCTCCTACGTCCCCTATTCGATGCATGAAGCTACTCGCGAGCGGGTCGAAGACGGAGAGGAACATGACCAGGAGTACTATGATGAAATTTTGAGGGAAGAAATGGCAGAACATGAGCGGCTTCATGCGTCCGGCGATGCGGAGGGACTCGAGTTGGAGGTTGTATTGGAGCAGGTTCCGGTCGGtaatgaggatgatgaggatgaagaagatgaagaagatgaagaagatgaagaagatgaagaagatgaagaagatgaagaagatgaagaagatgaagaagatgaagaagaagaagatgatgataatCAAGCTACTgccgaggagagggagggaggtcaGCTACTGAGGAGAATTGTGAGACTTGTTGGGAATG GTGCCTCGGGGGCAGTTGGGTTGAGCCAGCGACAGATTCTTGCTTTGCTGAGAGGGCATGATCTTACGGACTTGAtttttgatgatgccgaggttgatgagatgatgtATCAGCGGCGGACCAACAGACAAGACCCGGATAGGTTTCCCAAGGTACCgagtgaggaggggaggaaacTGATGGAGTCGGGGGCGTTTGGGTCGTTTGATATCCGTGATCGGAGGTATAAGGATATCTCGAGGAGAATTCTCGATCGAGAGCTAGGTCTGGGCGGCAAGGCTGAGCAGCTGAGGAATCGAGGAATGATGCTGCAACAGATGATACCGGTATCCAAGCCAGAGATGATTATCCATTACGACGATCCCGTTTGTTGCGGCCAGTTCTCCGACGATGGCAACTTCTTTTACACCTGCAACAAAGACTTTAAAGTACGGTTATACGATACCTCGAATGTTTACGACTGGAAGTACTACAAAACGTTCGACTATCCGTTTGGTCAATGGACGATGACCGATGCCGACCTCAGCCCTGATAACCGCTGGCTAGCGTTTACGTCGTTGCAGCCTGAAGTTGCGATTGCTCCCACCGACCCGAAGGATACCGGCGATTCATACACACTTAACTTTGCCGGAGGGTACAGTCAGCCTGGGTATGGTGGGAGctttgccatcttctccGTGAGGTTCTCGGGCGATGGGCGTCAGCTTGTCGCGGGCACGAATACCGACTCCGTGGTAGTGTATGACATCGAAACACGCACAACACTACATCACGTTCATGGGCATAACGACGATGTGAACGCCGTTTGCTTTGCCGACAAGAACTCGCCTCACATCCTGTACTCCGGCTCAGATGACTG TACGATTAAAGTATGGGACACCCGTTCCATTGGTGATGGCCGCCCAGCCGGGGCCTTTGTAGGACACACCGAAGGCCTTACCTATATCGACTCCAAGCAGGATGGTCGTTACATCCTTTCCAATGGTAAAGACCAGTCGATGAAACTGTGGGACTTGCGCAAAGCAATGTCTACCTCCACTTTCCTTTCAACAAATCCAACGGCCATCACTCAATCTCCAGATTATCAGTTCGACTACCGCTGGCAAGAATATGACGACTCACGATGGTATCAACACCCGCACGACAACTCAGTCGTGACTTTCCGTGGACACAAGGTTCAGAGGACACTCATCAGATGCCACTTTTCGCCACCCAACAGCACAGATAGTCGATACGTCTACTCTGGAAGTGCAGATGGGCATGTATACATTTGGAACATGGACGCCACACTCGCGAAGACCATTGACGTTCAAAAAGCCACAGAGCCAGCCACTGGAAGCAACGCGAGACTCAGGACGAGGCGGTATAGATTGCATAGCTTCGAGAATGACTGGAGTACTATTGTGAGAGATGTGGGATGGCATCCGAATGCGCCGGTACTGGTCGCTAGTTCGTGGAACGGCTCGGCGAATGATACGGGAACGGCAAGCGTGCATGGGTACAACGAGgctgacgatgatgatggggaggagagtgaggatgaggggatGGCAATGGGGAGAGTGGTGGATGAAAAGTTAAATGCCCCGCGGGTGGCTACTGGAGGTTGGAGGCAGAGATATGATATGTAA
- a CDS encoding uncharacterized protein (EggNog:ENOG503PQTX) yields the protein MRWYIVLGLAHMATCSPVPVLLKERLEIFSDAANGVVTVLQSRSSELSSVISERSQDGSAQTPIEVASPQLRPLTKHRPAAETWEDEMDAPVVTLGDEDLLEVTETDVDITTFASFARPGMPCHHGRLLRENNDMLIIYLATSFLLVVVMVETWGSYVRRQEQGNIRLEESPIREVCSIQSEAASDVPKDVSDEKKALL from the exons ATGAGGTGGTACATTGTGCTTGGCCTTGCGCATATGGCGACATGCTCGCCTGTGCCTGTTTTGTTGAAGGAACGATTGGAAATCTTCTCGGACGCTGCCAATGGAGTTGTGACTGTCCTCCAGTCCCGGTCGAGCGAGCTCTCCAGTGTTATCTCCGAGAGGAGTCAAGATGGATCTGCGCAAACACCAATAGAAGTCGCTTCACCGCAGTTGCGACCGCTCACAAAACACCGGCCTGCCGCGGAAACATGGGAGGACGAAATGGATGCGCCTGTCGTGACACTGGGCGATGAGGACTTGCTGGAGGTTACCGAGACCGACGTCGATATCACCACCTTTGCGTCGTTCGCCCGACCAGGAATGCCGTGTCATCATGGGAGGCTACTACGCGAAAACAACGATATGCTCATCATCTATCTTGCAACGTCTTTCCTTCTTGTGGTGGTAATGGTGGAGACTTGGGGTAGCTATGTGAGGAG ACAAGAGCAAGGCAATATCAGGTTAGAAGAGAGCCCAATTCGAGAGGTGTGCTCAATCCAGTCAGAAGCTGCTTCGGATGTCCCCAAGGATGTGTCGGATGAGAAGAAAGCCTTGCTGTGA
- a CDS encoding uncharacterized protein (EggNog:ENOG503PXQQ), producing the protein MCQLEHKVYTVCTHVYEHAVPCTLTSRTRARCDNPEVITSAKFGFCRECRDFYTPLVTDSPYIILSYWAYKAERGINYAVHPSYVPSAELFWVSCDPAEEYRKRVHSPRNDLSTLAKVLPRYRGETRDEYLERLQYIRHATLEWAGRRRRERIESEEVVYPPADNSPSRPSLSESSRQSSQNSITDREAPQVHDETLARLCGTWTGISSKNNIAEPKREVRWTQLSVESNQASENLFPESAGFSQNNDFAQFSPGIQPTSRFSFD; encoded by the coding sequence ATGTGTCAACTCGAGCACAAGGTTTATACGGTGTGTACACATGTCTACGAGCATGCTGTTCCGTGTACGTTGACTTCGAGGACGCGGGCTCGGTGTGACAACCCGGAGGTGATTACTAGTGCAAAATTCGGTTTCTGCCGAGAGTGCCGTGATTTCTACACGCCTCTTGTAACTGACAGCCCTTACATCATCTTGAGCTACTGGGCTTACAAGGCTGAGCGTGGCATTAATTATGCTGTTCATCCTTCGTATGTCCCTAGTGCTGAGCTTTTCTGGGTATCTTGTGACCCTGCTGAAGAGTACCGGAAGCGTGTTCACTCTCCCCGTAATGATCTTTCCACCCTGGCCAAGGTCCTTCCTCGCTACAGAGGAGAGACACGGGATGAGTATCTTGAGCGCCTTCAGTATATCCGCCACGCTACATTGGAGTGGGCTGGGCGAAGGCGCAGGGAGCGGATTgagagtgaggaggttgtctaCCCGCCAGCTGATAACTCCCCCTCAAGACCGAGTCTGAGTGAGTCGTCGAGGCAATCTTCTCAGAACTCCATCACTGATCGAGAAGCCCCACAGGTTCATGATGAGACTCTGGCTCGATTATGCGGAACCTGGACGGGCATCTCTTCGAAGAACAACATCGCTGAACCCAAGCGAGAGGTACGCTGGACACAACTGAGCGTTGAGTCAAATCAGGCGAGCGAGAACCTTTTTCCCGAGTCCGCTGGGTTTTCTCAGAACAATGATTTTGCTCAGTTTTCTCCTGGAATACAGCCCACTTCTCGGTTTTCATTCGACTAG